The following proteins are encoded in a genomic region of Burkholderia pyrrocinia:
- a CDS encoding PA0069 family radical SAM protein produces MGGHMDDRSDNEFPVAPPAPRKGRGAVDNLQGRYEIAQREAVDDGWTHESDDVDFPAPLRTQVFEERAKSILTHNQSPDIPFSVSLNPYRGCEHGCIYCFARPTHSYLGLSPGLDFESRIYAKVNAAELLEREISRKRYVPEPIALGVNTDAYQPVERDLRITRSVIQVMHDRGLPFAAITKSSLIERDLDLLAPMAERGQVMAAVTITTLDADLARTLEPRAATPARRLRTIRALRDAGVPVGVSIAPMIPFVTEPDMERVLEACAEAGATHASYIILRLPWEVAPLFKNWLAAHFPDRAERVMNRVRDMRGGKDYDSDFSKRMKGEGIWADLLRQRFRQAVKRLGLNERTNGILDLSQFRGASAAAVPAQRVAACAAGAKSRDDMQLNLF; encoded by the coding sequence ATGGGTGGGCACATGGACGATCGGTCCGACAACGAATTTCCGGTAGCGCCGCCCGCGCCCCGCAAGGGGCGCGGTGCGGTCGACAACCTGCAGGGGCGGTATGAAATCGCGCAGCGCGAAGCGGTCGACGACGGCTGGACACACGAGTCGGACGATGTCGATTTCCCCGCACCGCTGCGCACGCAGGTATTCGAGGAGCGTGCGAAGAGCATTCTGACGCACAACCAGTCGCCCGATATTCCGTTCAGCGTATCGCTCAATCCGTATCGCGGTTGCGAGCACGGCTGTATCTACTGCTTCGCGCGGCCGACGCACAGCTATCTCGGCCTGTCGCCGGGGCTCGATTTCGAAAGCCGCATCTATGCGAAGGTCAATGCGGCCGAACTGCTCGAACGCGAGATTTCGCGGAAGCGCTACGTGCCGGAGCCGATCGCGCTCGGCGTCAACACCGATGCCTACCAGCCGGTCGAGCGCGACCTGCGCATCACGCGCAGCGTGATCCAGGTGATGCACGATCGCGGGTTGCCGTTCGCCGCGATCACGAAATCGTCGCTGATCGAGCGCGATCTCGACCTGCTCGCACCGATGGCCGAGCGCGGGCAGGTGATGGCGGCGGTCACGATCACGACGCTCGATGCCGATCTCGCGCGCACGCTCGAGCCGCGCGCGGCCACACCGGCGCGCCGGTTGCGCACGATCCGTGCGCTGCGCGATGCGGGCGTGCCGGTCGGCGTGAGCATTGCACCGATGATTCCGTTCGTTACCGAGCCTGACATGGAGCGCGTGCTCGAGGCGTGCGCGGAAGCCGGCGCGACGCATGCGAGCTACATCATCCTGCGTTTGCCGTGGGAGGTCGCACCGCTGTTCAAGAACTGGCTCGCCGCGCATTTTCCCGATCGCGCCGAGCGCGTGATGAACCGTGTGCGCGACATGCGCGGCGGGAAAGACTACGACTCGGATTTCTCGAAACGGATGAAGGGTGAGGGGATCTGGGCCGACCTGTTGCGGCAGCGCTTTCGCCAGGCCGTCAAGCGGCTCGGGCTGAACGAGCGCACGAACGGCATTCTCGATCTGTCGCAGTTTCGCGGTGCGTCGGCCGCGGCGGTGCCGGCGCAGCGCGTGGCTGCCTGTGCAGCCGGCGCGAAGTCGCGCGACGACATGCAGTTGAACCTGTTCTGA
- a CDS encoding electron transfer flavoprotein subunit alpha/FixB family protein, protein MTILVIAEHDNASIKAATLNTVAAAVKIGGDIHVLVAGHNAQAAADAAAKIAGVSKVLLADAPQLEAGLAENVEATALNIAKDYSHILAPATAYGKNIAPRIAAKLDVAQISDITAVDSADTFERPIYAGNAIATVQSSDPIKVITVRATGFDPVAAVGGSAAVEKIEAAADAGKSQFVSREVTKLDRPELTSASIIVSGGRGLGSGENYTKVLEPLADKLNAALGASRAAVDAGYVPNDYQVGQTGKIVAPQLYIAVGISGAIQHLAGMKDSKVIVAINKDPEAPIFSVADYGLVGDLFALVPELVAELG, encoded by the coding sequence ATGACGATTCTGGTGATTGCAGAACACGACAACGCGTCGATCAAGGCCGCGACGCTGAACACGGTGGCGGCGGCAGTGAAGATTGGCGGCGACATTCACGTGCTGGTTGCGGGTCACAACGCGCAAGCGGCGGCTGATGCGGCAGCGAAGATCGCAGGTGTTTCGAAGGTGCTGCTGGCCGATGCGCCGCAACTCGAAGCGGGCCTCGCGGAAAACGTCGAGGCGACCGCGCTGAACATCGCGAAGGACTACTCGCACATCCTCGCGCCGGCGACGGCGTACGGCAAGAATATCGCGCCGCGCATCGCGGCGAAGCTGGATGTCGCGCAGATCTCGGACATCACGGCGGTCGATTCGGCCGACACGTTCGAGCGCCCGATCTACGCGGGCAACGCGATCGCGACGGTGCAGTCGAGCGACCCGATCAAGGTCATCACGGTGCGCGCGACGGGTTTCGATCCGGTGGCAGCCGTTGGCGGCAGCGCAGCGGTCGAGAAGATCGAAGCGGCGGCCGACGCAGGCAAGTCGCAGTTCGTGAGCCGTGAAGTGACGAAGCTGGACCGTCCGGAACTCACCAGCGCGAGCATTATCGTGTCGGGCGGCCGCGGTCTGGGCAGCGGCGAGAACTACACGAAGGTGCTGGAGCCGCTGGCCGACAAGCTGAACGCGGCACTCGGCGCGTCGCGCGCGGCGGTCGACGCAGGCTACGTACCTAACGACTACCAGGTCGGCCAGACCGGCAAGATCGTTGCGCCGCAGCTATACATCGCGGTCGGTATTTCGGGTGCGATCCAGCATCTGGCCGGCATGAAGGATTCGAAGGTGATCGTGGCGATCAACAAGGATCCGGAGGCGCCGATCTTCAGCGTGGCCGACTACGGCCTCGTCGGCGATCTGTTCGCGCTCGTACCGGAGCTCGTGGCCGAGCTCGGCTGA
- the rimM gene encoding ribosome maturation factor RimM (Essential for efficient processing of 16S rRNA), whose amino-acid sequence MAGHDSGNASRGRASFGAFARKPVERDVVANAGQAAERGSPEATQAWPDDAVEVGAVVDAYGLKGWVKVATHADAGRGGDALLNARRWWLERGAERLSVRIMQSKTHSDTVVAQPAGVSDRDTALAMRGFRVFVRREDFPALAADEFYWVDLIGLDVVNEQSVALGKVSGMIDNGVHSIMRVEYPATGKDGQPTTDERLIPFVGVYVKTVDQAARRIVVDWEADY is encoded by the coding sequence ATGGCGGGTCACGATTCCGGTAATGCAAGCCGCGGGCGTGCGTCTTTCGGCGCATTCGCCCGCAAGCCGGTCGAGCGCGACGTTGTCGCGAACGCCGGTCAGGCTGCCGAACGGGGCAGTCCCGAAGCGACGCAAGCCTGGCCCGACGATGCCGTCGAGGTCGGGGCGGTAGTCGACGCCTACGGCCTGAAGGGCTGGGTCAAGGTCGCGACGCATGCCGACGCCGGTCGCGGCGGCGACGCGCTGCTCAACGCGCGCCGCTGGTGGCTGGAGCGAGGTGCGGAGCGGCTTTCCGTCCGCATCATGCAGTCGAAGACGCACAGCGACACGGTCGTTGCGCAACCCGCGGGCGTCAGCGACCGCGATACCGCGCTGGCTATGCGCGGCTTTCGCGTGTTCGTGCGCCGGGAAGATTTCCCGGCATTGGCCGCGGACGAATTCTATTGGGTCGACCTGATCGGCCTCGATGTCGTCAACGAGCAATCGGTGGCGCTCGGGAAGGTGAGCGGGATGATCGACAACGGTGTGCATTCGATCATGCGTGTCGAGTATCCGGCGACCGGCAAAGACGGTCAGCCGACCACCGACGAACGGCTGATTCCGTTTGTCGGCGTCTACGTCAAAACGGTGGATCAGGCGGCGCGTCGTATCGTCGTCGACTGGGAAGCCGATTACTGA
- a CDS encoding electron transfer flavoprotein subunit beta/FixA family protein, translated as MKILVPVKRVVDYNVKVRVKSDQTGVDIANVKMSMNPFDEIAVEEAVRLKEAGVATEVIAVSVGVTQAQETLRTALAIGADRAILVESNDGVEPLAVAKILKALVDKEQPSLVILGKQAIDDDSNQTGQMLAALAGLPQATFASKVTVADGKATVAREVDGGAETLSLTLPAVITTDLRLNEPRYVTLPNIMKAKKKPLEIVKPEDLGVDVAPRLKTLKVVEPPKRAAGVKVPDVKTLVEKLKTEAKVL; from the coding sequence ATGAAAATCCTGGTGCCAGTGAAAAGAGTGGTCGATTACAACGTGAAGGTCCGCGTGAAGTCGGATCAAACGGGTGTCGACATCGCGAACGTAAAGATGTCGATGAACCCGTTCGACGAAATCGCCGTTGAAGAAGCCGTGCGCCTGAAGGAAGCGGGCGTCGCGACCGAGGTGATCGCGGTATCGGTCGGCGTCACGCAGGCGCAGGAAACGCTGCGCACGGCGCTGGCGATCGGCGCGGATCGCGCGATCCTCGTCGAGTCGAACGACGGCGTCGAGCCGCTGGCCGTCGCGAAGATCCTGAAGGCGCTGGTCGACAAGGAACAGCCTTCGCTCGTGATCCTCGGCAAGCAGGCGATCGACGACGATTCGAACCAGACCGGCCAGATGCTGGCTGCGCTGGCCGGCCTGCCGCAAGCGACGTTCGCATCGAAGGTGACGGTCGCCGACGGCAAGGCCACGGTCGCGCGTGAAGTGGACGGTGGCGCGGAAACGCTGTCGCTGACGCTGCCGGCGGTGATCACGACCGACCTGCGCCTGAACGAGCCGCGCTACGTGACGCTGCCGAACATCATGAAGGCGAAGAAGAAGCCGCTGGAAATCGTGAAGCCGGAAGACCTGGGCGTGGACGTCGCGCCGCGTCTGAAGACGCTGAAGGTGGTCGAGCCGCCGAAGCGCGCAGCCGGCGTGAAGGTGCCGGATGTGAAGACGCTGGTCGAGAAGCTGAAGACCGAAGCCAAGGTGCTGTAA
- a CDS encoding MetQ/NlpA family ABC transporter substrate-binding protein: MQRRFMLKFAAALGAAALFAGAHAQAETIKVGVTGGPHAQIMEAVKKVAAKSGLDIRIVEFSDYVQPNAALAAGDLDANSYQHDPYLQAQVKDRGYKLIKVADTVTFPMGIYSKRVKSLAELKPGARIAVPNDPTNGGRALLLLQKQGLLKLRAEAGLKATPLDIVDNPRKLKIVELDAAQIPRSIGDVDAAAINTNYAMEAGLKPKQDAIAIEGPNGPYANILAIREADRNKPWVAKLIAAYHSADVKQFIEGKFGGAVIAAW, translated from the coding sequence ATGCAACGACGCTTCATGCTGAAGTTTGCGGCGGCACTCGGCGCGGCCGCGCTGTTCGCGGGCGCGCACGCACAGGCCGAGACCATCAAGGTGGGCGTGACGGGCGGGCCGCACGCGCAGATCATGGAAGCGGTGAAGAAGGTCGCGGCGAAGAGCGGCCTCGATATCCGCATCGTCGAGTTCTCCGATTACGTGCAGCCGAACGCCGCGCTCGCGGCGGGCGACCTCGACGCGAACAGCTACCAGCACGATCCGTATCTGCAGGCGCAGGTGAAGGATCGCGGCTACAAGCTGATCAAGGTCGCGGATACCGTCACGTTCCCGATGGGCATCTATTCGAAGCGCGTGAAGTCGCTGGCCGAACTGAAGCCGGGCGCGCGCATCGCGGTCCCGAACGATCCGACCAACGGCGGCCGTGCGTTGCTGTTGCTGCAAAAGCAGGGCCTCCTGAAGCTGCGCGCAGAGGCGGGGCTGAAGGCGACGCCGCTCGATATCGTCGACAATCCGCGCAAGCTGAAGATCGTCGAGCTCGATGCGGCGCAGATTCCGCGTTCGATCGGCGACGTCGACGCGGCCGCGATCAATACCAACTACGCGATGGAAGCGGGGTTGAAACCGAAACAGGACGCGATCGCGATCGAGGGTCCGAACGGCCCGTACGCGAACATCCTCGCGATTCGCGAGGCGGACCGGAACAAGCCGTGGGTCGCGAAACTGATCGCGGCCTATCATTCGGCCGACGTGAAGCAGTTCATCGAAGGCAAGTTCGGCGGCGCGGTCATTGCCGCCTGGTAA
- the trmD gene encoding tRNA (guanosine(37)-N1)-methyltransferase TrmD codes for MNQVNESAVQFDVVTLFPEMFRALTDWGITSRAVKQGRFGLRTWNPRDFTTDNYRTVDDRPYGGGPGMVMLARPLEAAIGAAKAAQAEQGIASTRVVMMSPQGAPLTHDRAMRMAQEPGVVVLCGRYEAIDQRLLDRCVDEEISLGDFVLSGGELPAMAMMDAVVRLLPGVLNDSQSAVQDSFVDGLLDCPHYTRPEEYDGVRVPDVLLGGHHAEIERWRRQEALRNTLRKRPDLIVRARREKLLSRADEAWLANLAREAKDAS; via the coding sequence ATGAACCAGGTTAACGAGAGCGCGGTGCAGTTCGACGTTGTCACGCTCTTTCCCGAGATGTTCCGCGCACTGACCGACTGGGGAATCACCAGCCGGGCCGTCAAGCAAGGGCGCTTCGGGCTGCGCACCTGGAACCCGCGTGATTTCACGACGGACAACTACCGCACGGTCGATGATCGTCCGTACGGCGGTGGTCCGGGCATGGTGATGCTGGCCAGGCCGCTCGAAGCTGCGATCGGCGCCGCGAAAGCGGCGCAGGCGGAGCAGGGCATTGCTAGCACGCGCGTCGTGATGATGTCGCCGCAGGGCGCGCCGCTCACGCACGATCGTGCGATGCGAATGGCGCAGGAGCCGGGTGTCGTCGTGCTGTGCGGCCGCTACGAGGCGATCGACCAGCGCTTGCTCGACCGTTGCGTCGACGAGGAAATCAGCCTTGGCGATTTCGTGCTGTCCGGCGGGGAACTGCCGGCGATGGCGATGATGGATGCCGTCGTGCGGTTGCTGCCCGGCGTGCTGAACGATTCGCAGTCGGCCGTGCAGGACAGTTTCGTCGACGGGCTGCTCGATTGTCCGCACTACACGCGCCCCGAGGAATACGATGGCGTGCGCGTGCCGGACGTGCTGCTCGGCGGGCATCATGCCGAGATCGAGCGGTGGCGGCGCCAGGAGGCATTGAGGAATACGTTGCGGAAGCGGCCGGACCTGATCGTCCGGGCGCGCCGCGAGAAGTTGC
- a CDS encoding NINE protein, translated as MSSSTAPSRRFRSKTLTAALAFLFGSLGAHRFYLYGLRDVYGWAHLLATIVGIPGFLLLAATQRSAGLGWWLAVPGAISLLAAFLAALVYGLRPDEKWDAQFNAETGKHSRSGWTVIFVVIFSLLIGAFLLMTALALSFQTYFESQVEAAKQISQ; from the coding sequence ATGTCCAGCAGCACCGCACCGTCCCGCCGCTTTCGCTCCAAGACGCTCACCGCCGCCCTCGCATTCCTGTTCGGATCGCTCGGCGCGCACCGCTTCTATCTGTACGGCTTGCGCGACGTGTACGGCTGGGCGCACCTGCTCGCGACGATCGTCGGCATCCCGGGCTTCCTCCTGCTGGCGGCAACCCAGCGCAGCGCCGGCCTCGGCTGGTGGCTCGCGGTACCCGGCGCGATCTCGCTGCTGGCAGCGTTCCTCGCCGCCCTCGTCTACGGGTTGCGCCCCGACGAAAAGTGGGACGCGCAATTCAACGCAGAGACAGGCAAGCACAGCCGGTCGGGCTGGACCGTGATCTTTGTAGTGATCTTCTCGCTGCTGATCGGCGCGTTCCTGCTGATGACCGCACTCGCACTGTCGTTCCAGACGTATTTCGAATCGCAGGTCGAAGCGGCGAAGCAGATTTCGCAGTAA
- a CDS encoding PQQ-dependent sugar dehydrogenase yields MPLLRAASTRRAQRRFAALLAGLACLASATALAAPLPVGELVVPPGFHVEVLTDAVPTAREMAWSPRGILYVGTREGRVHAFVMHEGRISARYVIASGLDMPVGVAYRDGTLYISAVSRILRVDHIDDRLSRPPAPVVVTDALPTEHHHGWKFIAFGPDGKLYVPTGAPCNVCLADRSRYAIIARMKADGSGSEVVARGVRNTVGFAWHPDSGELWFTDNGRDMMGDDVPDDKLNRAPRAGLDFGFPYCHGGDTPDPEFGSADVCRRYVPPVLKLGAHVAALGMRFYTGAMFPASYRNNVFIAEHGSWNRSTKVGYRVMRVVVSADGSQARQTPFVTGWLRPDGTVWGRPADVLPLPDGSLLVSDDYAGAIYRVTYAAP; encoded by the coding sequence ATGCCGCTCCTTCGCGCCGCCTCGACGCGCCGCGCGCAGCGCCGTTTCGCGGCGCTGCTTGCCGGCCTTGCCTGCCTCGCGTCCGCAACGGCGCTCGCCGCGCCATTGCCGGTGGGCGAACTCGTCGTGCCGCCCGGCTTTCACGTGGAGGTACTGACCGACGCGGTACCGACCGCGCGCGAAATGGCGTGGTCGCCGCGCGGCATCCTGTACGTCGGCACGCGGGAAGGCCGCGTGCATGCGTTCGTGATGCACGAGGGCCGGATCAGCGCGCGTTACGTGATCGCGTCCGGGCTCGACATGCCCGTCGGTGTCGCCTACCGCGACGGCACACTCTATATATCCGCCGTGTCGCGCATTCTACGCGTCGATCACATCGACGACCGGCTCTCCAGGCCGCCAGCGCCCGTCGTCGTGACCGACGCGCTGCCGACCGAGCACCATCACGGCTGGAAATTCATCGCGTTCGGCCCCGACGGCAAGCTTTACGTGCCGACCGGCGCACCGTGCAACGTCTGTCTCGCCGATCGCAGCCGCTACGCGATCATCGCGCGCATGAAGGCCGACGGCAGCGGAAGTGAGGTCGTCGCCCGCGGTGTGCGCAATACGGTCGGCTTCGCGTGGCACCCCGATTCGGGCGAGCTGTGGTTTACCGACAACGGGCGCGACATGATGGGCGACGACGTACCCGACGACAAGCTGAATCGCGCGCCACGCGCCGGCCTCGACTTCGGCTTTCCATACTGCCATGGCGGCGACACGCCCGACCCCGAATTCGGCAGCGCTGACGTATGCCGCCGTTATGTGCCGCCCGTATTGAAACTCGGCGCGCACGTCGCGGCGCTCGGCATGCGCTTCTATACCGGGGCGATGTTTCCGGCGTCGTATCGCAATAACGTGTTCATTGCCGAACACGGTTCGTGGAACCGCAGCACGAAGGTCGGCTACCGCGTGATGCGCGTCGTCGTATCGGCCGACGGCAGCCAGGCACGCCAGACCCCGTTCGTCACGGGCTGGCTGCGGCCCGACGGCACGGTATGGGGACGCCCGGCCGATGTGCTGCCGCTGCCGGACGGCTCGCTGCTCGTCAGCGACGACTACGCAGGCGCAATCTACCGCGTAACCTATGCGGCACCTTGA
- a CDS encoding Lrp/AsnC ligand binding domain-containing protein gives MRTQRQPVRSLDKLDRRILKLLQDDGRMAMKDLAEQVGLTVTPCIERVRRMERDGVITGYHARVDPGQLGAALLVFVEITLGHKGGNMFEQFRREVMKIDEVLECHLVSGDFDYLIKARIGEMADYRKLLGDILLQLPGAVQSKSYVVMEEIKETLTIAVGE, from the coding sequence ATGAGAACGCAACGTCAGCCAGTACGCTCGCTCGACAAGCTCGACCGGCGCATCCTCAAACTGCTCCAGGACGACGGCCGGATGGCGATGAAAGACCTCGCGGAACAGGTCGGACTGACCGTCACGCCGTGCATCGAGCGGGTGCGGCGCATGGAGCGGGACGGCGTGATCACCGGCTATCACGCGCGGGTCGACCCGGGCCAACTGGGTGCCGCGCTGCTGGTGTTCGTCGAGATCACGCTTGGCCACAAGGGCGGCAACATGTTCGAGCAATTCCGTCGGGAAGTGATGAAAATCGACGAGGTGCTCGAATGCCATCTGGTGTCCGGCGATTTCGACTATCTGATCAAGGCGCGGATCGGCGAGATGGCCGACTACCGGAAGCTGCTCGGCGATATCCTGCTGCAGCTGCCCGGCGCCGTGCAGTCGAAAAGCTATGTCGTGATGGAAGAAATCAAGGAGACGCTGACGATCGCGGTCGGCGAGTGA
- a CDS encoding methionine ABC transporter permease, with the protein MLSEMFDMFVQSFWETLIMVGISGAVGALVGLPLGVLLYLTDRQGVLQNLAVNRVLGGIVNAVRSTPFIILLVAVIPFTRLVTGSSIGTAAAVVPLTLAAAPFVARLVETALREVDRGLIEAAQSMGATTSQIVFKVLLPESLPGVVAGLTITFVSLVGYSAMAGAIGGGGLGDLGIRYGYQRYLPEVMWTVVAILIVFVQIAQSFGDWLVRRLSHK; encoded by the coding sequence ATGTTGAGTGAGATGTTCGATATGTTCGTGCAGTCGTTCTGGGAGACGCTGATCATGGTCGGCATCTCCGGGGCGGTCGGCGCGCTCGTCGGCCTGCCGCTCGGCGTGCTGCTCTACCTGACCGACCGCCAGGGCGTGCTGCAGAACCTCGCCGTGAATCGCGTGCTCGGCGGCATCGTGAACGCCGTCCGCTCGACGCCGTTCATCATCCTGCTGGTCGCGGTGATTCCGTTTACGCGGCTCGTCACGGGTTCGTCGATCGGCACGGCCGCGGCGGTCGTGCCGTTAACGCTCGCGGCCGCGCCGTTCGTCGCGCGTCTCGTCGAGACGGCGCTGCGCGAAGTCGATCGCGGGCTGATCGAGGCTGCGCAATCGATGGGCGCGACCACGTCGCAGATCGTATTCAAGGTGCTGCTGCCCGAATCGCTGCCGGGCGTCGTTGCGGGTCTGACGATCACGTTCGTGTCGCTGGTCGGCTATTCGGCGATGGCGGGCGCGATCGGCGGCGGCGGCCTCGGCGATCTCGGGATCCGCTACGGCTACCAGCGCTATCTGCCGGAAGTGATGTGGACGGTGGTCGCGATCCTGATCGTGTTCGTGCAGATCGCGCAGTCGTTCGGCGACTGGCTCGTCCGTCGGCTGAGCCACAAATAA
- a CDS encoding D-amino acid dehydrogenase — MRVVILGSGVVGVASAYYLARAGHEVTVIDREAGPALETSFANAGQISPGYAAPWAAPGVPLKAVKWMFEKHAPLAIRLDGTRFQLQWMWQMLRNCTAERYSVNKGRMVRLAEYSRDCLQALRADTGIQYEGRTGGTLQLFRTQQQLDGAAKDIAVLQEANVPFELLSPADLKNAEPALAAVSHKLTGGLRLPGDETGDCQLFTTRLAALAESLGVKFRYNTPIDALAIAGGKIAGVQCGSETVRADAYVVALGSYSTSFVSNLMQIPVYPLKGYSITAPIVNEAAAPVSTVLDETYKIAITRFDQRIRVGGMAEIVGFDKKLRAARRETLEMCVNDLFPGGGDTSKATFWTGLRPMTPDGTPIVGRTPVSNLFLNTGHGTLGWTMSCGSGQLLADLISGKMPAIQADDLSVHRYLKDVAGQTRPAYA; from the coding sequence ATGCGAGTCGTCATTCTGGGCAGCGGTGTGGTGGGCGTGGCAAGCGCGTATTACCTCGCGCGCGCCGGTCATGAAGTCACTGTGATCGACCGGGAAGCCGGCCCTGCGCTCGAGACGAGCTTTGCGAACGCTGGCCAGATCTCCCCCGGCTATGCCGCGCCGTGGGCTGCGCCCGGCGTGCCGTTGAAGGCCGTCAAATGGATGTTCGAAAAGCACGCGCCGCTCGCGATCCGCCTCGACGGCACGCGCTTCCAGCTCCAGTGGATGTGGCAGATGCTGCGCAACTGCACGGCCGAGCGCTATTCGGTCAACAAGGGGCGCATGGTCCGCCTCGCCGAATACAGCCGCGACTGCCTGCAGGCGCTGCGCGCCGATACCGGCATCCAGTACGAAGGCCGCACGGGCGGCACGCTGCAACTGTTCCGCACGCAGCAGCAACTCGACGGTGCGGCAAAGGACATCGCCGTGCTGCAGGAAGCGAACGTGCCGTTCGAACTGTTGTCGCCGGCCGACCTGAAGAACGCCGAACCGGCGCTCGCCGCCGTATCGCACAAGCTGACGGGTGGCCTGCGCCTGCCGGGCGACGAAACGGGCGATTGCCAGCTGTTCACGACGCGCCTCGCGGCGCTCGCCGAATCGCTCGGCGTCAAGTTCCGCTACAACACGCCGATCGATGCGCTCGCGATCGCGGGCGGCAAGATCGCCGGCGTGCAGTGCGGCAGCGAGACGGTGCGCGCGGACGCGTACGTCGTCGCGCTCGGCTCGTACTCGACCAGCTTCGTCTCGAACCTGATGCAGATCCCCGTCTATCCGCTGAAGGGCTATTCGATCACCGCGCCGATCGTCAACGAAGCGGCCGCGCCCGTGTCGACCGTGCTCGACGAAACCTACAAGATCGCGATCACGCGTTTCGACCAGCGTATCCGCGTCGGCGGCATGGCGGAAATCGTCGGCTTCGACAAGAAGCTGCGCGCTGCGCGCCGCGAAACGCTCGAAATGTGCGTGAACGACCTGTTCCCGGGCGGCGGCGACACGTCGAAGGCAACGTTCTGGACGGGCCTGCGCCCGATGACGCCGGACGGCACGCCGATCGTGGGCCGCACGCCGGTGTCGAACCTGTTCCTGAACACCGGCCACGGCACGCTCGGCTGGACGATGTCGTGCGGCTCGGGCCAACTGCTCGCGGACCTGATCTCGGGCAAGATGCCGGCGATCCAGGCCGACGACCTGTCGGTACATCGTTACCTGAAGGACGTGGCCGGCCAGACGCGCCCGGCATACGCATAA
- the rpsP gene encoding 30S ribosomal protein S16, whose translation MVIIRLARGGSKKRPFYNIVATDSRNRRDGRFIERVGFYNPVATKGESLRIAQDRLTYWQGVGAQLSPTVQRLVKEAQKAQPAA comes from the coding sequence ATGGTTATCATCCGTCTGGCTCGTGGCGGCTCGAAGAAGCGCCCGTTCTACAACATCGTTGCTACCGATTCGCGCAATCGTCGTGACGGCCGCTTCATCGAACGCGTCGGCTTCTACAACCCGGTCGCCACGAAGGGCGAATCGCTGCGTATCGCTCAGGATCGCCTGACGTACTGGCAAGGCGTTGGCGCGCAACTGTCGCCGACCGTCCAGCGTCTCGTGAAGGAAGCGCAAAAGGCGCAACCGGCTGCCTAA